The following are encoded in a window of Solidesulfovibrio magneticus RS-1 genomic DNA:
- a CDS encoding DUF4390 domain-containing protein, with protein sequence MSFMRLGTMTRRRFAACLVWALAGVLCCGAYAPASAQELLLTNLVLNNYEGRIRVRFGIEPTGLDRIVQVLDVGERLNLRCRARLSLKRDYVWNQSVSAAAWEGELRRIKTGEYVGSLPGQGSAADKDLGSLFRKHLGEILIDLGPWDRLERGVTYVLSLELSLTRPDVSPWLKNGLFFWSFDAARPVSYQLDFTY encoded by the coding sequence ATGTCGTTTATGCGCCTTGGGACGATGACACGTCGGCGGTTTGCCGCCTGCCTGGTCTGGGCTCTGGCCGGGGTCTTGTGTTGCGGCGCCTATGCGCCGGCTTCGGCCCAGGAACTGCTTTTGACCAACCTCGTGCTCAACAACTACGAGGGCCGCATCCGGGTGCGCTTCGGCATCGAACCCACCGGGCTAGATCGCATCGTCCAGGTCCTGGACGTCGGCGAGCGCCTGAACCTGCGTTGTCGAGCCAGACTCTCCCTCAAACGGGATTACGTCTGGAACCAGAGCGTCAGCGCCGCTGCCTGGGAAGGGGAACTGCGGCGCATCAAGACCGGCGAATATGTCGGTTCCCTGCCGGGCCAGGGATCGGCCGCCGACAAGGACCTCGGTTCGCTTTTTCGCAAGCATCTCGGTGAAATCCTCATTGATCTCGGCCCCTGGGACCGGTTGGAGCGCGGCGTGACCTACGTCCTGTCCCTGGAACTGTCCCTGACCCGGCCAGACGTGTCGCCGTGGCTCAAAAACGGCCTTTTTTTCTGGTCCTTCGACGCCGCCCGGCCCGTTTCCTACCAGCTCGATTTCACCTACTGA
- a CDS encoding 23S rRNA (pseudouridine(1915)-N(3))-methyltransferase RlmH — protein sequence MKPLRLIAVGQVRTPYFREACAHYLTAVRRYLPAEEILARDGKSADPARRKAEEAKAVLAALAPRDFVVVLDEHGPSLPSTELAALLKKRIEDPGRAPAFVIGGPFGLDKAVLDRADRLLALGPGTLPHELARVVLYEQLYRAASINAGAPYHH from the coding sequence ATGAAACCCCTTCGACTCATCGCCGTCGGCCAGGTCCGAACCCCGTACTTCCGCGAAGCCTGCGCCCATTACCTGACGGCCGTTCGACGCTACCTGCCGGCCGAGGAGATTCTCGCCCGGGACGGCAAATCGGCCGATCCGGCCCGGCGCAAGGCCGAGGAGGCCAAGGCCGTGCTGGCGGCCCTGGCCCCGCGCGACTTCGTGGTGGTCCTGGACGAGCACGGCCCGTCCCTGCCCTCGACCGAACTGGCCGCGCTGCTCAAAAAGCGCATCGAAGATCCGGGCCGCGCTCCCGCCTTTGTTATCGGCGGCCCCTTTGGCCTGGACAAAGCCGTCCTCGACCGGGCCGACCGCCTCCTGGCCCTGGGGCCGGGCACCCTGCCCCACGAATTGGCCCGGGTGGTGCTCTACGAACAGCTCTACCGCGCTGCCTCCATCAACGCCGGCGCGCCCTATCACCACTAA
- a CDS encoding exodeoxyribonuclease III has product MILVSWNVNGLRAVVQKGFWDWLAGSGADVVGIQESKIQTGHEADFGHTDQYKTVWCSSTVKKGYSGVGCFYRAEPLSIAMELPDPAFAGEGRLLHLEYEEFHFFNIYFPNGGRGPERLAYKLGYYDAFLAHAEELRKHKPIVVCGDFNTAHTALDLKNAKANEKTSGFLPEERAWLDRFVAAGYVDTFRLFTTEGGHYSWWDYRFKARDRNVGWRIDYFFVSEELRPKVKRAWIDAAVMGSDHCPVGLELDCR; this is encoded by the coding sequence ATGATACTGGTGAGTTGGAACGTCAATGGCCTGCGGGCCGTGGTGCAGAAGGGCTTTTGGGACTGGCTGGCCGGCAGCGGTGCGGACGTGGTCGGCATCCAGGAGTCCAAAATCCAGACCGGCCATGAAGCGGATTTCGGCCACACCGACCAGTACAAGACCGTCTGGTGCAGTTCCACGGTGAAAAAAGGCTATTCCGGGGTCGGCTGCTTCTACCGGGCCGAGCCGTTGTCCATCGCCATGGAACTGCCCGATCCCGCTTTTGCCGGTGAAGGGCGGCTACTCCACCTCGAATACGAGGAATTCCATTTCTTCAACATCTATTTCCCCAATGGCGGCCGGGGGCCGGAGCGGCTGGCCTACAAACTCGGTTACTACGACGCCTTCCTGGCCCATGCCGAAGAACTCCGCAAGCACAAGCCCATCGTGGTCTGCGGCGATTTCAACACCGCCCACACCGCCCTGGACCTCAAAAACGCCAAGGCCAACGAAAAGACCTCCGGCTTTCTGCCCGAGGAACGCGCCTGGCTCGACCGCTTCGTCGCCGCCGGCTACGTCGACACCTTCCGGCTGTTCACGACCGAAGGCGGGCACTATTCCTGGTGGGACTACCGGTTCAAGGCCCGGGACCGCAACGTGGGCTGGCGCATCGACTATTTCTTCGTGTCCGAGGAACTGCGGCCCAAGGTCAAGCGGGCCTGGATCGACGCGGCCGTGATGGGGTCCGACCACTGCCCCGTGGGCCTGGAGCTTGACTGTCGGTAG
- the cysS gene encoding cysteine--tRNA ligase: MQLYNTMTRTKEPFVSRVPGKVAMYVCGITAYDLCHIGHARSSVVFDVLVRYLRHIGFDVTFVRNFTDVDDKIIKKANAEGTTSQEIAERYIATFYEDMDKLGILRPNAEPKATEYIGEMASLAQRLIDSGHAYRTPSGDVYFRVRSFAGYGKLSGRDVEDMRSGARVAPGEEKEDPLDFALWKASKPGEPVWESPFGPGRPGWHLECSAMSEKLLGMPIDIHGGGQDLIFPHHENEIAQSEAAIGGEFCRYWVHNGFVRINTEKMSKSLGNFITIRDIYARYLPEVLRFFLLSSQYRSPLDYSDQGLDEAEKGIKRIYAAKVQMEQALGRAKWSETKLPADVTEELSRHEEGFTAAMDDDLNTAQAMGHVFGLVRLAGRLMEDKTLAKSRETAEVLGRILADFGVWAEVLGVFGTDATAFLADLKACRLTRLGIDAARVDGLVAERQDARKAKDFARSDAIRDELASLGVTVMDTPTGPQWDIA, encoded by the coding sequence ATGCAGCTGTACAATACCATGACCCGGACCAAGGAGCCGTTCGTTTCCCGCGTGCCGGGGAAGGTGGCCATGTACGTGTGCGGGATCACCGCTTACGACCTGTGCCACATCGGCCACGCCCGCTCGTCGGTGGTTTTCGACGTGCTCGTGCGCTATCTGCGCCATATCGGCTTTGACGTGACGTTCGTGCGCAACTTCACCGACGTTGACGACAAGATCATCAAGAAGGCCAACGCCGAGGGGACGACCTCCCAGGAAATCGCCGAGCGGTATATCGCGACCTTCTATGAAGACATGGACAAGCTCGGAATACTGCGCCCCAACGCCGAGCCCAAGGCCACGGAATACATCGGCGAAATGGCTTCCCTGGCCCAGCGGCTTATCGACAGCGGCCACGCCTACCGCACGCCGTCGGGCGACGTGTATTTCCGGGTGCGTTCCTTTGCCGGCTACGGCAAGCTTTCCGGCCGCGACGTGGAAGACATGCGTTCCGGCGCGCGGGTGGCCCCGGGCGAGGAAAAGGAAGATCCGCTGGATTTTGCCCTGTGGAAGGCCTCCAAGCCCGGCGAGCCGGTCTGGGAAAGCCCCTTTGGCCCGGGACGTCCCGGCTGGCACCTGGAGTGCTCGGCCATGAGCGAAAAGCTTCTTGGGATGCCCATCGACATCCACGGCGGCGGCCAGGATCTCATTTTCCCCCACCACGAAAACGAGATCGCCCAGAGCGAGGCGGCCATCGGCGGGGAATTTTGCCGTTACTGGGTCCATAACGGCTTCGTGCGCATCAACACCGAGAAGATGTCCAAGTCCCTTGGCAACTTCATCACCATTCGCGACATCTACGCCCGCTACCTGCCCGAAGTGCTGCGGTTTTTCCTTCTCTCCTCGCAGTATAGAAGCCCGCTCGACTATTCCGACCAGGGCCTGGACGAGGCAGAAAAAGGCATCAAGCGCATCTACGCCGCCAAGGTGCAAATGGAGCAGGCGCTTGGCCGCGCCAAGTGGAGCGAGACCAAGCTGCCGGCCGACGTGACGGAAGAGCTGTCGCGCCACGAGGAAGGCTTCACCGCCGCCATGGACGACGACCTCAACACCGCCCAGGCCATGGGCCACGTGTTCGGCCTGGTGCGCCTGGCCGGCCGGCTCATGGAAGACAAGACCCTGGCCAAGAGCCGCGAGACGGCCGAGGTCCTGGGCCGCATCCTGGCCGATTTCGGCGTCTGGGCCGAGGTGCTTGGCGTGTTCGGCACGGACGCGACGGCCTTCCTGGCCGATCTCAAGGCCTGTCGCCTCACGCGCCTGGGCATCGACGCCGCCCGGGTGGATGGTCTGGTGGCCGAGCGCCAGGACGCCCGCAAGGCCAAGGACTTCGCCCGCTCCGACGCCATCCGCGACGAGCTGGCCAGCCTTGGCGTCACGGTCATGGACACGCCGACCGGCCCGCAATGGGACATCGCCTAG
- a CDS encoding metallophosphoesterase translates to MSADAFWIGMGDIHDDVSMLGRIPNLAAAAGLVVSGDLTIKGGASAARRVIAALREVNPVLMAQIGNMDLAEVDAYLSGEGINLHATGRVTAQGVGFFGCGWSTPTPFGTPSEAGEDRIAAWLEAAWQTVAHCPDLVLVCHTPPYGTATDQVGGGVHVGSRAVREFIERTQPAVCLTGHIHESVAVDAIGRTVVINPGALAGGGYARIERNAQGLTARLCQV, encoded by the coding sequence GTGAGCGCAGACGCTTTCTGGATCGGCATGGGCGACATCCATGACGACGTGTCCATGCTCGGGCGAATTCCCAATCTGGCCGCCGCCGCCGGCCTGGTCGTTAGCGGCGATTTGACCATCAAGGGCGGGGCCTCCGCCGCCCGACGGGTCATCGCGGCCCTGCGCGAGGTCAACCCGGTGCTCATGGCTCAGATCGGCAACATGGATCTGGCCGAGGTGGACGCTTATCTTTCGGGCGAGGGGATAAACCTCCACGCCACCGGCCGGGTCACGGCCCAGGGCGTAGGGTTTTTCGGCTGCGGCTGGTCCACGCCGACTCCGTTCGGCACCCCCAGCGAAGCCGGCGAGGACCGTATCGCCGCCTGGCTCGAAGCCGCCTGGCAGACCGTGGCCCATTGCCCCGACCTCGTCCTCGTCTGCCACACGCCACCCTACGGTACGGCCACGGACCAGGTCGGGGGCGGAGTCCATGTCGGCAGCCGGGCTGTGCGGGAGTTTATCGAACGCACCCAGCCGGCCGTGTGCCTTACCGGTCACATCCACGAGTCCGTCGCTGTCGATGCCATCGGACGTACTGTGGTCATCAACCCCGGCGCTCTGGCCGGCGGGGGATATGCCCGTATCGAACGCAACGCCCAGGGGTTGACCGCTCGATTGTGTCAGGTTTGA
- a CDS encoding response regulator, with translation MLIVNIIDILFYRAFLSKIYLTAGVDYRFLSPDAAQELAALDPPANAVLVQDSYAGCDCRDLLGTIREAGRKAGRELPILCLRPFEEGQHQEHQACQILGPEVMPVNRLTLAGVLAELKAASQARQPVAGPREILFVDAGRTLLHVVRAALASSGFRVVSARNAEDALALCRRHAFELVLTSVLLPGMSGLELCRKLKEDNAGPYLPVIMLSSSDNALDMDTAFNYGADDYLLKSFTAEMLSKKVSEHLDIAERKRHNKILVVDDSKLIREMLRHNFVKNGHCVLTAENGAKALELALAEQPDVVVTDIEMPEMDGYELCEHIRKQPELRNTLVVIMSARGHASDIKRGERLGVSRYFVKPFDVEKMHLVVEQLLGESYRHLKKEHEHVLSSMSALITALEARDEYTKGHTARVSRMAMRLGRAMGLGERELRNLEIGSNLHDIGKIGVRDAVLLKPGRLTPEEYAIIQEHAVIGAEILRPIASLAPVLPLILLHHERWDGRGYPTAISGEDIPLGARIIAIADAFDAMTTDRPYRKGMPLSQALDIIREEAGRQFCPICAEAFLTMLDGEAAAPREDLAEEPA, from the coding sequence ATGCTGATCGTCAATATCATCGACATCCTGTTCTACCGGGCCTTCCTGAGCAAGATCTACCTGACGGCCGGAGTCGATTACCGTTTTTTGAGTCCGGACGCCGCCCAGGAACTGGCCGCTCTCGACCCGCCGGCGAATGCCGTGCTGGTGCAGGATTCCTATGCCGGCTGCGACTGCCGCGACCTGCTCGGGACCATCCGCGAGGCGGGCCGGAAAGCGGGTCGGGAGCTGCCCATCCTGTGCCTGCGTCCCTTCGAGGAAGGGCAGCATCAGGAACACCAAGCCTGCCAGATCCTTGGCCCAGAGGTGATGCCGGTCAATCGCCTGACCCTGGCCGGCGTGCTGGCCGAACTCAAGGCCGCCTCCCAGGCCCGCCAACCCGTTGCCGGGCCGCGCGAAATCCTGTTTGTCGACGCCGGCCGCACCCTGCTCCATGTGGTGCGCGCCGCCCTGGCCAGCAGCGGCTTTCGGGTGGTTTCGGCCCGAAACGCCGAGGACGCCTTGGCGTTGTGCCGCCGCCACGCCTTCGAGCTGGTGCTGACCAGCGTGCTCTTGCCCGGCATGTCCGGCCTGGAGCTGTGCCGCAAGCTCAAGGAAGACAACGCCGGACCGTACCTCCCGGTCATCATGCTTTCCAGCAGCGACAATGCCCTGGACATGGACACGGCCTTCAACTACGGGGCTGATGATTATCTGCTCAAGTCGTTCACCGCCGAGATGCTTTCCAAAAAAGTCTCGGAACACCTCGACATCGCCGAACGTAAGCGCCACAATAAAATTCTGGTCGTGGACGACAGCAAGCTCATCCGGGAAATGCTGCGCCACAATTTCGTGAAAAACGGCCACTGCGTCCTGACCGCCGAAAACGGGGCCAAGGCCCTGGAACTCGCCCTGGCCGAGCAGCCCGACGTGGTGGTCACCGACATCGAAATGCCCGAGATGGACGGCTACGAGTTGTGCGAACACATCCGCAAGCAGCCTGAGCTGCGCAACACCCTGGTCGTCATCATGAGCGCCCGGGGCCATGCCAGCGACATCAAACGTGGCGAGCGGCTTGGCGTGTCACGCTATTTCGTCAAACCCTTTGACGTGGAAAAGATGCATCTGGTGGTGGAGCAGCTCCTTGGCGAAAGCTACCGCCACCTGAAAAAAGAGCACGAGCACGTCCTGTCCAGCATGTCAGCGCTCATTACTGCCCTGGAAGCCCGGGACGAATACACCAAGGGCCACACCGCCCGGGTGTCGCGCATGGCCATGCGCCTGGGCCGGGCCATGGGCCTTGGCGAACGCGAGTTGCGTAACCTGGAAATCGGCTCCAATCTCCACGACATCGGCAAGATCGGCGTACGCGACGCCGTGCTCCTCAAGCCCGGCCGGCTGACTCCCGAGGAATACGCCATCATCCAGGAGCACGCCGTCATCGGGGCCGAGATCCTGCGGCCCATCGCCTCCCTGGCCCCGGTGCTGCCCCTGATCCTGCTCCATCACGAACGCTGGGACGGCAGGGGCTATCCCACGGCCATCAGCGGCGAGGATATTCCGCTGGGAGCGCGCATCATCGCCATTGCCGACGCCTTTGACGCCATGACCACCGACCGGCCCTACCGCAAGGGGATGCCGTTATCCCAGGCGCTGGACATCATCCGCGAGGAGGCTGGCCGGCAGTTTTGCCCGATCTGTGCCGAGGCGTTTCTAACCATGCTCGACGGAGAAGCGGCCGCCCCTCGTGAAGACTTGGCCGAGGAACCCGCTTGA
- a CDS encoding polyphenol oxidase family protein — protein MNYIPFAFPDIPNVACAFGTGPRTMAFTGAADPGDVIAVRQSLKASLGFAAWHSLRQVHGVDMIFEPEFETLDRPSIEAGDGMTETRPGHALAIKTADCQPVLIAHASGRYVMALHVGWRGNVQDFCARAVRSFCVRYGLSPAELSAVRGPSLGPGVSEFTAFAGEFGEAFRPWYDYRTRRVDLWRLTRDQLVKAGLDSERIFSLDLCTLSLPLFFSYRRDKSTGRQASLIWIKED, from the coding sequence ATGAATTACATCCCCTTCGCCTTCCCGGATATCCCCAACGTGGCCTGCGCCTTTGGCACGGGGCCACGCACCATGGCCTTTACCGGCGCGGCCGATCCCGGGGACGTCATCGCCGTCCGGCAAAGCCTCAAGGCATCCTTGGGCTTCGCCGCCTGGCACAGCCTGCGGCAGGTGCATGGCGTGGACATGATTTTCGAACCGGAATTCGAAACCCTGGACCGTCCGAGCATCGAGGCCGGCGACGGCATGACCGAAACCCGGCCCGGCCACGCCCTGGCCATCAAGACCGCCGATTGCCAGCCGGTGCTCATCGCCCATGCCTCGGGGCGCTACGTCATGGCCTTGCACGTGGGCTGGCGGGGCAATGTCCAGGATTTTTGCGCCCGGGCGGTGCGCTCGTTTTGCGTGCGCTACGGCCTGTCGCCGGCCGAGTTGTCGGCCGTGCGGGGGCCGAGCCTGGGGCCAGGCGTCTCGGAATTCACGGCTTTTGCGGGCGAATTCGGCGAGGCCTTCCGGCCCTGGTACGACTACCGCACCCGCCGGGTCGATCTGTGGCGGCTCACCCGCGACCAGCTGGTCAAGGCTGGCCTGGACAGTGAGCGCATCTTTTCCCTGGACCTGTGCACCCTGTCCCTGCCGCTGTTCTTTTCCTACCGCCGCGACAAATCGACCGGCCGCCAAGCCAGCCTCATCTGGATCAAGGAAGATTGA
- a CDS encoding TIGR01777 family oxidoreductase translates to MRVVILGGSGFIGRTLTLSLTGDGHEVVIVSRGAPRAAVGGVSFASFDGRSGTGWRESLDGADALVNLAGENIASGYWTAARKGRILDSRLAAGRAVMDALTSVASRPAVLVQGSATGYYGDRGDAPAAEDAPVGRGFLAEVAEKWEASTAGAEALGVRRVVARTAVVLDGSGGALPRMLAPYRFFVGGPLGAGNQWFPWIHLTDEVRAIRFLLESPEAQGPYNLAAPGAVTQNELSRAIGRALSRPAWLRTPAMALRLTLGEMAQELFLNGVRAVPERLTRLGFAFRFPTLTAALDDILGGSDPVHA, encoded by the coding sequence ATGCGCGTGGTCATCCTGGGCGGTTCGGGGTTTATCGGTCGGACCCTGACCCTTTCCCTGACCGGGGACGGGCACGAGGTCGTCATTGTTTCGCGCGGCGCGCCCCGGGCGGCCGTTGGCGGCGTTTCCTTCGCCTCTTTTGACGGCCGAAGCGGCACGGGCTGGCGGGAGAGCCTTGACGGGGCCGACGCCCTGGTCAATCTGGCCGGCGAGAACATCGCCTCGGGCTATTGGACGGCGGCGCGCAAGGGCCGCATCCTGGACAGCCGCCTGGCCGCCGGCCGGGCCGTCATGGACGCCCTGACCTCGGTGGCTTCCCGGCCGGCCGTGCTCGTCCAAGGCTCGGCCACGGGCTACTACGGCGACCGGGGGGACGCCCCCGCCGCCGAGGACGCTCCGGTTGGACGGGGTTTCCTGGCCGAAGTGGCCGAGAAATGGGAAGCTTCCACAGCCGGGGCCGAGGCTTTGGGGGTGCGCCGGGTCGTGGCCCGAACGGCCGTGGTGCTCGACGGCAGCGGCGGGGCTTTGCCTCGCATGCTTGCGCCGTACCGGTTTTTCGTCGGCGGGCCGCTGGGGGCCGGCAACCAGTGGTTTCCCTGGATTCATCTCACCGACGAGGTGCGGGCCATCCGGTTTTTGCTGGAATCCCCCGAAGCCCAAGGACCGTATAATCTGGCCGCGCCCGGAGCCGTGACCCAAAACGAATTGTCCCGGGCCATCGGCCGGGCGCTTTCCCGGCCGGCCTGGCTGCGCACGCCGGCAATGGCGCTGCGGCTTACGCTCGGGGAAATGGCCCAGGAACTCTTTTTAAACGGCGTCCGGGCAGTGCCGGAGCGGCTCACGCGCCTGGGGTTTGCCTTTCGTTTTCCAACCCTGACCGCCGCCCTGGACGACATCCTGGGCGGATCGGACCCTGTCCATGCATGA
- a CDS encoding MBL fold metallo-hydrolase yields the protein MPRIVYIHHNCFVLEAGERTLLFDYPAPAYLPEAAARICASHLAGRQLTVFASHSHDDHFDPEIVAATSGAAARQFVVSDDVADLYGDALPPGRITMEPEDRVDLDGLTVTALESNDMGLAYLLEMDGLTVYYGGDMALWDWPGNSPAANRAVGMTWRRQLGRLEGKRLDVAYSNTDPRLPESLCGAPELLDRVRPRVFVPMHLGGHVHYLDTFAPRLTRPGTTLFRYAKTGDILDI from the coding sequence ATGCCGCGCATCGTCTACATCCACCACAATTGCTTCGTGCTGGAGGCGGGGGAACGAACGCTGCTGTTCGACTACCCCGCCCCGGCCTATCTGCCCGAGGCGGCGGCCCGGATCTGCGCATCGCATCTGGCCGGGCGGCAGCTGACTGTCTTTGCCTCCCACAGCCATGACGACCACTTCGATCCGGAGATCGTCGCCGCGACCAGCGGCGCGGCCGCCCGGCAGTTCGTGGTGTCCGACGATGTGGCCGACCTCTACGGCGACGCCCTGCCGCCGGGCCGTATCACCATGGAACCCGAGGATCGGGTGGACCTAGACGGCCTGACCGTGACCGCCCTGGAAAGCAACGATATGGGGCTGGCCTATCTGCTCGAAATGGACGGGCTGACGGTCTATTACGGCGGCGACATGGCCCTGTGGGACTGGCCGGGCAACTCGCCCGCCGCCAACCGGGCCGTGGGCATGACCTGGCGGCGGCAACTGGGTCGCCTTGAAGGCAAGCGCCTGGACGTGGCCTATTCCAATACCGACCCAAGGCTGCCGGAAAGCCTGTGCGGCGCGCCGGAACTGCTTGACCGGGTGCGCCCCCGAGTTTTTGTCCCCATGCACCTCGGCGGCCATGTCCACTACCTGGACACCTTCGCCCCCCGCCTGACGCGCCCCGGCACGACGCTTTTCCGCTACGCCAAGACCGGCGATATTTTAGATATTTGA
- a CDS encoding 5-formyltetrahydrofolate cyclo-ligase, translating into MKTLQPDQPTDTGKALAKNALRRDMSARRAALTPEAVAAAGLLAAKRVLALPAYVQAREILAYMAVRNELDAGLIASQALADGKRLLLPRCRDGAPGLVDLGCVRCLSEAAPGSYGIPEPPREACLPPEAFSPDLILVPGLAFDRRGNRLGFGGGYYDRLLALPMAQNAFTVGLGYDFQLIALLPAEPWDKPVNAVVTDRQTLLTTP; encoded by the coding sequence GTGAAAACATTGCAACCAGATCAGCCGACCGATACCGGCAAAGCCCTGGCCAAGAACGCCCTGCGCCGCGACATGTCGGCCCGGCGGGCCGCCCTGACGCCGGAAGCCGTTGCCGCCGCCGGCTTGCTGGCCGCCAAGCGCGTCCTGGCCCTGCCCGCCTATGTCCAGGCCCGGGAAATCCTGGCCTACATGGCCGTGCGCAACGAACTTGACGCCGGGCTGATCGCCAGCCAGGCCCTGGCCGACGGCAAACGGCTGCTCTTGCCGCGCTGCCGCGATGGCGCGCCGGGACTGGTCGACCTGGGCTGCGTGCGTTGCCTGTCCGAGGCCGCCCCTGGGAGCTACGGCATCCCGGAGCCGCCGCGCGAGGCCTGCCTGCCTCCGGAGGCCTTCTCGCCGGACCTGATCCTGGTCCCGGGCCTGGCTTTTGACCGGCGTGGCAACAGGCTTGGTTTCGGCGGCGGCTACTACGACCGTCTGCTCGCCCTGCCCATGGCCCAAAACGCGTTCACCGTAGGCCTGGGCTACGATTTCCAGCTTATCGCCCTGCTCCCGGCCGAACCCTGGGACAAACCTGTCAACGCCGTGGTCACCGACCGGCAAACCCTCCTGACAACACCATGA
- a CDS encoding HD domain-containing phosphohydrolase yields the protein MHDLASENAVPARVLVIEDEAVVAIDVCHRLRRLGYVVAGQADTGEEAVRLAGELAPDLVLMDIMLAGQMDGIDAAAAIRDRYGVPVVFLTAHSDRATLRRAGAAGPYGYLIKPFEERELQSALEIALYKSRMEKRLARSERLTAVTLRCLGEGLLTTDETGRVVFANPAAETLLGVGAAELAGRPLAEVYQATMDEADGPNGREAATLHRTDGRDVPVEQTVSPILDGRGQSIGSVLVFRDMTHRREVERALRDSVDNLRLTLAETVNALTVTSEKRDPFTAGHQQRVAALAVALAARLGLGEDEREGIRVAGLVHDIGKIHVPSEILAKPEALNAMEMGIVRDHSAVGHEILKDIPFPWPVARMVLEHHERLDGSGYPKGLSGRDTLLGSRLLAVADVVEAMNSHRPYRAALAREVALDELRSGRGSRYDADVVDACLELFLQDGYRL from the coding sequence ATGCATGATCTGGCTAGCGAAAACGCCGTGCCGGCCCGGGTGCTCGTCATCGAGGACGAGGCCGTGGTGGCCATCGACGTCTGCCATCGGCTGCGCCGCCTCGGCTACGTCGTGGCCGGACAGGCCGATACCGGCGAGGAGGCCGTGCGCCTGGCCGGCGAACTGGCCCCGGATCTGGTGCTCATGGACATCATGCTGGCCGGGCAAATGGACGGCATCGACGCCGCCGCCGCCATCCGCGACCGCTACGGCGTTCCCGTGGTCTTTTTGACCGCTCACTCCGACCGGGCCACCCTGCGTCGGGCCGGCGCGGCCGGTCCCTACGGCTATCTCATCAAGCCCTTCGAGGAACGGGAGCTGCAAAGCGCCCTAGAGATCGCCCTGTACAAGTCGCGTATGGAAAAGCGCCTGGCCCGCTCCGAGCGTCTCACCGCCGTGACCCTGCGCTGTCTGGGCGAGGGCCTGCTCACCACAGACGAAACTGGGCGGGTGGTTTTTGCCAATCCGGCCGCCGAGACGCTTCTGGGCGTGGGGGCGGCCGAGCTGGCCGGCCGCCCCCTGGCCGAAGTCTACCAGGCCACCATGGACGAGGCCGACGGCCCAAACGGGCGGGAAGCCGCCACCCTCCACAGGACCGACGGCCGCGACGTGCCCGTGGAGCAGACTGTGTCGCCCATCCTCGACGGCCGGGGCCAGTCCATCGGCTCGGTGCTGGTTTTCCGCGACATGACCCATCGCCGCGAGGTGGAGCGGGCATTGCGCGATTCCGTGGACAATCTGCGCCTGACCCTGGCCGAGACCGTTAACGCGCTCACCGTCACCTCGGAAAAGCGCGACCCCTTCACCGCCGGCCATCAGCAGCGCGTGGCCGCCTTGGCCGTGGCCCTGGCCGCCCGGCTGGGGCTTGGCGAGGACGAACGCGAGGGGATTCGCGTGGCCGGGCTGGTCCACGACATCGGCAAGATCCACGTGCCCTCCGAGATCCTGGCCAAGCCCGAGGCCCTAAACGCCATGGAGATGGGCATCGTGCGCGACCACAGCGCCGTGGGCCACGAAATCCTCAAGGACATTCCCTTCCCCTGGCCCGTGGCCCGCATGGTGCTGGAGCACCACGAACGTCTGGACGGCTCGGGCTATCCCAAGGGCCTTTCCGGCCGGGACACCCTGCTCGGTTCCCGGCTTTTGGCCGTGGCCGACGTCGTGGAAGCCATGAACTCCCATCGCCCCTACCGGGCTGCCCTGGCCCGGGAAGTCGCCCTGGACGAGCTGCGTTCTGGTCGCGGCAGCCGGTACGACGCCGACGTGGTCGACGCCTGCCTGGAGCTTTTTCTCCAAGACGGCTATCGATTGTAG